The nucleotide window GAGATGGCCACCTGGCATGCCCGTCCGCTCGAACGCGTCTACGCCGCGGTGTTCATCGACGCCATCCATGTCAAAATCCGCGATGGGCAGGTAGGGCCCCGGCCGATCTACGCCGCGATCGGGGTGGATCTGGCCGGGCATCGTGACGTGCTCGGGATGTGGGCAGGTGAAGGCGATGGTGAGTCGGCAAAGTACTGGCTGGCGGTGCTTACCGAGCTGAAGAACCGGGGTGTAGCCGACATCTTCTTCCTCGTCTGCGACGGGCTAAAAGGCCTGCCGCAATCGGTCGGGGCGGTCTTTCCCGACACGGTGGTGCAGACGTGTGTCATCCATCTGATCCGGGGCACATTCCGCTATGCCGGCCGCCAGCACCGCGATGCTATCGCCAAGGCGATCAAACCGATCTACACCGCCCCCACCGCTGCAGCCGCGGCCGAGGCGCTGGATGCGTTCGACGCCGAGTGGGGGCACCGGTACCCGGCAGCTATCCGGTTGTGGCGCAACGCATGGCAAGAATTCATACCGTTCCTCGACTACGACATCGAGGTCCGTAAGGTGATCTGCTCGACGAATGCGATCGAGTCACTCAACGCCCGCTACCGGCGCGCAGTGCGGGCTCGTGGGCATTTCCCGAACGAGCAGTCGGCGCTAAAGTGCCTGTACCTGGTGACCCGGTCGCTCGATCCGACCGGCACCGGACAGAAACGATGGACAATGCGGTGGAAACCAGCACTCAACGCATTCGCCATCACCTTCGCCGACCGCATGCCGGCCAGCGAAGACAACTAACCGAAAACGCCACTTACACCGTTAGTCTGATACTCCCAGGGCGAGCAGTAATGCAGTCCCAGTCCATCGCCTAAATGACAGTACCTGTCGTCATCCGCTCGGTATGTCGTCGACGGTGTGCCCGATCCAGCGTTCGTAATGATCGGCGGGCGCTAGCTTAGCCTGGATCTTTCACGTGAGGTTGGGGCGGGTGGGGTTGTGGTGTGGGCGTGCGGGGGTTCCGGCGTGTGGCCGGTTCTTCGGGTCCTGGGTTTGTCGGGTGTGGGGCTGCAGAGACTGAGTGCGTGGTCGTTGGGGTGCTCAGGTGGTGTGTAGTGCGGTCCAGCCGGTGGTGATGGTCTCCAGGTGGGGCCAGTTGGTCGGTAGTCGCAGGAGTTGGCGTCGTCCGGAGTGGATGATGCGCCCGGCCACGGCGAGGATGCGTAGGCGTAGTTGTTTGGGTTCCCATCGGCGGATTGTGGCGTGAGGGCCCCAACATAGGGTTTGGGTCCATACCAGTAGTTCTGTTGCCAGACAGACTATTTCCAGCCAGATCTGGTTCTTGGTGAACGCCTGGAACGGCAGGTTGGCCAGTCCGGTGTCTTTGAGGTTGCGGATGCGGTCCTCGGCGCGGGCGCGTTGGCGGTGGCGTACGTTCGAGGGTGCGGTAGCGTCCAGCCGGTGCCGCGGGTGTTGGTGGCGAACACGGTGTAGCGGCGGCCATCGATATCGGTCAACCGTAGTTGGGCCCCGGAGTGGGGGTACTCGCGGCGGACGATGACGCGCATCCCTGCCGGCCATGAGGGGGCATCAGCGTTGGCCAGGGCGGGAATCGTGCTGGTCAGCTCGGCGACGTGGGCGTCGAGTCGAGGTTCACCGTGGGTGTCGATGGCTGGTTGCCAGGCCTGTTCGGGTAGTCGGGCCAGTGCGGTTTTGATGGTGTCGGAGACGATGTAGCCGATCGAGTACTGCAATCCGGCGTCGGTGATGTGGGCCAGGAACTCTTTGGAACATCCCGCGGCGTCGGTGCGGACGAGTACCTGGCCGCGTTCACCGGCCGGTAGCTGGTCCAACGCGGCGCTCAGCGTGGTGATGTGCAGGTCAGCGCCTTGGGGTGAGGCGCCGCCGCGGCGGAGGTCGCAGATGAGTGGTTCACCGGTGCCGTACTGGCCGTGATCGAGCAGTGCGCACATCGGGGCGTGGCCGTACTGGCGTTTGTAGTTGATTTCGGCGTGTTCTTTGTCCGAGTGCGCGGTCACGGTGGTGGCGTCGAGATCGATGATGACCTGCCCGCCGTCGAAGCTGACCGGTCGTCCCTCCAGGGGCCGTCGCCGCGCCCACACGCGTTCTCGGCAGTGTGCGCGGGCCTGGCGGATGGCGGCCACGGCTGCGGTGGAGTCCTCGGCGAGTGTGTTGATCAGGCGAGAGGCTGTCGGGTCCGAGGCGACGGTGCCGAACAGGGCGGGTTGGGCGCGCACGATCGCCAGATCAGACACACAGTCACCGCCCACGGCGACCGCGGTCGCGAGGTCGAGCAGCACTTTGGCGGGGTGGTGCACGGTGCGCGAGGTTGTCCACGGCATCAATGCCGCGCTCAGGGCGGTATCGAGACCGGCGATCTGCATGGTCTTGCGTAGCAGGACCGCGCCGGTGGTGCTGGTCAGTGACTCACTGCGGTCGGTATCGACAACCAGATGTGGGTAGCGGTTATGCTTCACGTGCGAAGTGCCTCTCTGCGCCAGGATCATTGTCTTGTGGTGATTCAATAATCCACTGGCAGACAGGCACTTTCGCGTATTCACACGCCGACAACCCCACACGCCCATGAAAGATCCAGGCTTAGGGAAAAACTCCCGCCGAAGGTCGGCGATGAGTTCCACATAGTCAGAGTCCCCGGTGAGGGCCGCGGTCCGTAGTGTCCTGAACACTGCGGTGAGCGGTTCCTCGCTGGTGGCTTCGACCATGGCTGTAACCGCATAGGTGCTGGCTAGGGGTGTCACCTCGCCGGTATCGGTAGTGGTCCGCAGTTCGATTCTGCTGTCGGCGTTGAATGCAT belongs to Gordonia sp. KTR9 and includes:
- a CDS encoding IS256 family transposase, whose protein sequence is MTDTLVAVEPSDEHDDGIVEVPADRSVDELEVARELVRQAREAGVRLTGPDGLLKAMTKTVLETALDEEMSEHLGYDKHDQRGRGSGNSRNGSRSKTVLTDACGQVEIDVPRDRAGTFEPQIVKKRQRRLTDVDEVVLSLYARGLTTGEISAHFADIYGAAVSKDTISRITDRVLEEMATWHARPLERVYAAVFIDAIHVKIRDGQVGPRPIYAAIGVDLAGHRDVLGMWAGEGDGESAKYWLAVLTELKNRGVADIFFLVCDGLKGLPQSVGAVFPDTVVQTCVIHLIRGTFRYAGRQHRDAIAKAIKPIYTAPTAAAAAEALDAFDAEWGHRYPAAIRLWRNAWQEFIPFLDYDIEVRKVICSTNAIESLNARYRRAVRARGHFPNEQSALKCLYLVTRSLDPTGTGQKRWTMRWKPALNAFAITFADRMPASEDN